From Cytophagales bacterium, the proteins below share one genomic window:
- a CDS encoding BamA/TamA family outer membrane protein, with translation MSLKKINLQTLTRRCIPFLMLALISLTTLAQENSRKKSFWSNLDSIRAAKIEFGQSLFTPFVAPAFSPELGFLISAGGLYTFKVQKDNPILERSSIPFAAGISSNGSVQFNARLTLYGKDDKHRTSGELWFKDMPDNYFGVGYDNGKNTPLSDSTTTYQRTWFRLYYKLLTRFGPHVFWGAALDINRTTGKDLNDYILADPNIIETGNFSKNAGLGLSVQYDSRDLIVNAYEGIFLDLNVMFYGRFLGGQSKYEVIDLDYRQYQLVGHRKVLAWQIRNRNAFDEVPWPEMSQLGTPFDLRGYRWGRFRDKSMLFGILEYRHMFGKGDSSKKFSLKDRSGFVAWIGGGSIAPDPVSYDKWLPNFGAGYRLETEPRMNIRVDFGFGADSSFFYISFNEAF, from the coding sequence ATGTCCTTGAAGAAGATCAACTTGCAAACCCTAACCAGGCGCTGTATTCCTTTTCTGATGCTTGCGCTCATTTCATTGACCACTCTGGCCCAGGAAAATAGTCGAAAGAAATCCTTCTGGTCCAACCTGGATTCCATTCGTGCGGCTAAAATTGAATTTGGTCAGTCACTATTTACGCCATTTGTCGCCCCAGCTTTTTCTCCGGAACTAGGGTTCCTGATCTCTGCTGGGGGTTTATATACCTTCAAAGTACAAAAGGACAACCCAATTCTTGAACGGTCTTCCATCCCATTTGCGGCCGGGATCAGCTCCAACGGGTCAGTACAATTCAATGCACGTCTCACACTCTACGGAAAGGATGATAAGCATCGAACTTCAGGTGAATTATGGTTCAAGGACATGCCAGACAACTACTTCGGTGTAGGGTATGACAATGGAAAGAATACCCCACTCTCGGACAGCACTACAACCTATCAAAGAACGTGGTTTCGACTCTATTATAAGTTACTTACCCGATTTGGTCCACATGTGTTCTGGGGAGCGGCCTTAGATATTAACCGCACTACCGGTAAGGACCTCAATGATTACATCCTTGCCGATCCTAATATCATTGAAACAGGTAATTTCAGTAAGAATGCTGGCCTGGGGCTCTCCGTACAATACGATAGCCGCGACCTGATCGTCAATGCCTATGAGGGAATCTTTCTTGATTTGAATGTCATGTTCTATGGTCGATTTCTGGGAGGGCAAAGTAAATACGAGGTGATCGATTTGGACTACCGGCAATACCAGCTTGTCGGTCATCGAAAAGTGCTGGCCTGGCAAATCCGCAATCGGAATGCATTTGATGAAGTACCCTGGCCGGAAATGTCCCAATTAGGGACTCCATTCGATTTGAGAGGCTATCGTTGGGGACGATTTCGAGACAAGTCCATGCTCTTTGGTATCCTGGAGTATCGCCATATGTTCGGAAAAGGAGACAGCAGTAAGAAGTTCAGCTTAAAAGATCGATCTGGGTTTGTGGCATGGATAGGTGGCGGCTCCATTGCCCCAGATCCTGTCTCATATGACAAATGGCTACCCAATTTTGGAGCGGGTTATCGCCTGGAAACAGAACCCAGAATGAACATTCGGGTGGATTTTGGATTCGGCGCGGACAGCAGCTTCTTTTATATTTCGTTTAATGAGGCATTTTAG
- the cyoE gene encoding heme o synthase, with product MISLTRDWVWKEKLSGYWELLKPRLSMTVAFSSAFGYILAAGGPIDWIHFAQFVIGGFFISGASVTINQLLEIGYDKVMSRTQKRPLPTERISKSEAIIYTVLLTIAGSALLAFATNSLTVLLSLVSLVLYAFVYTPLKRVGPIAVFVGAIPGALPPLIGWVASTGVISHDALIIFGIQFIWQFPHFWAIAWVSDEDYKRAGFKLLPGAGKKDLNTAINIVVYTLFLLPLGLLPSYFGLTGIGSGVVATVCGVLFLAQTFQLLKDNSRKSALRIMFGSFMYLPVVQIAFLIDKI from the coding sequence ATGATTTCGCTAACACGTGATTGGGTTTGGAAAGAGAAGTTGTCAGGATACTGGGAGTTGTTAAAACCCCGACTGTCCATGACCGTAGCTTTCTCTTCGGCATTTGGATACATTCTTGCTGCGGGTGGTCCCATAGACTGGATTCACTTTGCGCAATTTGTCATAGGCGGATTCTTCATCAGTGGCGCTTCAGTGACTATCAATCAATTACTGGAGATCGGTTATGACAAGGTGATGAGTCGTACGCAAAAGCGTCCGTTACCGACCGAAAGAATTAGTAAATCCGAAGCGATTATTTATACGGTGCTTTTAACCATCGCAGGGTCAGCCTTATTGGCTTTCGCTACAAATAGCCTGACCGTGCTGTTGTCGCTGGTGTCCCTGGTATTGTATGCTTTCGTTTATACGCCTTTAAAAAGAGTAGGACCAATCGCAGTATTTGTTGGCGCAATTCCCGGCGCACTTCCTCCACTCATCGGTTGGGTAGCTTCTACAGGGGTTATCTCTCATGATGCATTGATCATATTCGGCATCCAATTCATTTGGCAGTTCCCGCACTTCTGGGCCATTGCCTGGGTTTCTGATGAAGACTACAAACGGGCCGGTTTTAAACTACTTCCAGGTGCCGGTAAAAAAGACTTGAACACTGCCATCAATATTGTGGTTTACACGTTATTCCTGCTGCCTTTAGGGTTGTTGCCGAGTTATTTCGGATTGACCGGCATAGGTAGCGGAGTTGTGGCTACTGTATGTGGTGTATTATTCCTTGCGCAGACGTTTCAATTGCTGAAAGACAACAGTCGCAAGTCAGCACTTAGGATCATGTTTGGTTCATTCATGTACCTCCCGGTAGTCCAAATTGCGTTTTTAATTGATAAAATTTGA
- a CDS encoding DUF983 domain-containing protein, whose translation MHETCEVCGLRFEVEPGFFYGSMYVSYGFSVGIFLATWIGITLLIEDASIWTYIITVVVLAAIAYPFNVRLSRLIMLHAFGGVKYDRSFVKGK comes from the coding sequence ATGCACGAGACTTGCGAAGTATGCGGTCTCCGTTTTGAAGTGGAGCCTGGTTTCTTCTATGGTTCAATGTATGTCAGCTACGGGTTTTCAGTAGGTATTTTCCTGGCAACCTGGATTGGCATCACCCTTTTGATTGAGGATGCCAGTATTTGGACCTACATCATTACTGTCGTGGTATTAGCAGCGATTGCTTATCCGTTCAATGTTCGTCTTTCCAGATTGATCATGCTCCATGCCTTCGGTGGGGTGAAGTATGATCGTTCCTTCGTGAAGGGGAAGTAG
- a CDS encoding cytochrome c oxidase subunit 3, with the protein MDNVLNVMSQQQGKVRSVNPKLFGLWIFMVTVVMIFISLSSAYIVKKAEGDWLLIQFPQMFKITSVLIVLSSLSMHFAYLASKKNNLFNIRLGLGITGLLAIAFTVGQYWSWGELVEQGVFFVGNPAGSFIYVFTGLHVAHLFGGLIFLIIVLRRAFTYKVHSKSMLSIQLCATYWHFLGGLWLYLYLFLILNN; encoded by the coding sequence ATGGATAACGTATTGAATGTCATGAGTCAACAACAGGGAAAAGTAAGATCGGTGAACCCCAAGCTATTCGGCTTGTGGATTTTCATGGTTACGGTAGTAATGATTTTTATTTCCCTAAGCAGCGCTTACATCGTTAAGAAAGCTGAAGGAGACTGGTTGCTGATCCAGTTTCCGCAGATGTTTAAGATTACGTCTGTTTTGATCGTTCTGAGTAGTTTGAGTATGCACTTCGCGTACCTCGCGTCTAAGAAGAATAATCTGTTCAATATCAGATTGGGTCTCGGTATCACCGGACTGTTGGCCATTGCCTTTACAGTAGGGCAATACTGGTCCTGGGGAGAGTTGGTAGAGCAGGGGGTGTTTTTTGTTGGGAATCCTGCCGGCTCCTTTATTTATGTTTTCACTGGCCTGCACGTGGCGCACCTTTTTGGAGGACTTATCTTCCTGATTATCGTGTTGCGAAGGGCGTTTACATACAAGGTTCATTCAAAAAGTATGTTGAGTATTCAGCTTTGTGCTACATACTGGCATTTTCTCGGTGGACTTTGGTTGTATTTATATTTATTTTTGATCCTGAATAATTAA
- a CDS encoding pentapeptide repeat-containing protein, with protein MSDFLTTDETFTKSNYADHIFGKGEFESCRFVDCDFKGADFSEVIFLECEFKNCDLSNVKLKETGLRDVSFHTCKLLGLRFDHCNTFLLEFQFQDCILNLSTFYALNLKKTIFKGCQLQEVDFVEANLTEAKFLQCDLKGALFERTNLQKADFRSATNYRIDPDDNQIKKAKFSWPEVGTLLDKYDISITS; from the coding sequence GTGAGTGATTTTTTAACAACGGACGAAACGTTTACCAAATCCAATTATGCTGATCATATATTTGGGAAAGGTGAATTTGAATCTTGCCGTTTTGTCGATTGTGATTTTAAAGGAGCTGACTTTTCTGAGGTTATTTTTCTTGAATGTGAGTTTAAAAATTGTGACTTAAGCAATGTGAAATTGAAAGAAACCGGCTTAAGGGATGTCAGTTTTCACACCTGTAAGTTGCTAGGCCTTCGATTCGATCATTGCAATACTTTTTTGCTTGAATTCCAGTTTCAGGACTGTATCCTCAACTTAAGTACTTTCTATGCATTGAATCTCAAAAAGACGATCTTCAAAGGATGTCAGTTGCAAGAGGTGGATTTTGTTGAAGCTAACCTGACAGAGGCGAAGTTTCTGCAATGTGATCTCAAGGGTGCCTTGTTTGAACGGACCAACCTGCAAAAAGCCGATTTTAGATCGGCAACGAACTATCGAATTGATCCCGATGACAATCAGATCAAAAAAGCGAAATTCTCCTGGCCAGAAGTCGGTACGTTGTTGGATAAGTACGACATTTCGATTACGTCTTAA
- a CDS encoding COX15/CtaA family protein, with the protein MLNKRTFRKINTYTIIAVYLLIVVGSIVRVTEAGMGCPDWPKCFGGYAPPTHVSQLPENYKEIYLEKRLSKNERLSGLLMRLNLTGLANRIINDPDIQIEEDYSSTKAWIEYINRLIGVLIGFFIIANMIWSFSYRRIAPIIPVIAVFAFILVLFQGWIGSLVVSTNLLPGFISFHMSLALLLVAFLIYINYKSSDRVNSRDLGREFKVMAIVIFVLSLPQILMGTQVREIIDMLLNQEVGREALISQMPVIFYIHRSFSLLILIIAIYGAYRLYKVEALSSHFGLFWLISLGIIIAEAIGGAIMTYFEVPRSMQPLHLLGASILFGTLYYLTLISNFKAAKA; encoded by the coding sequence ATGCTGAATAAGCGTACTTTTCGCAAAATCAATACCTACACGATCATTGCGGTTTACCTGTTGATCGTGGTAGGTAGCATTGTAAGAGTAACGGAAGCTGGAATGGGGTGTCCCGATTGGCCGAAATGTTTCGGTGGATATGCACCTCCGACTCATGTCAGTCAGCTTCCAGAAAACTACAAAGAGATATATCTCGAAAAGCGGCTTTCAAAAAATGAACGACTATCCGGATTGTTGATGCGACTTAACCTGACAGGGTTAGCCAATAGAATCATAAACGATCCGGATATTCAGATTGAAGAAGATTACAGCAGTACCAAGGCCTGGATAGAATACATTAACCGTTTGATTGGTGTTTTGATTGGATTCTTTATCATAGCGAACATGATCTGGTCCTTCAGTTATCGAAGGATTGCTCCAATTATTCCAGTGATTGCTGTATTTGCTTTCATTTTGGTATTGTTTCAAGGCTGGATTGGATCGCTCGTAGTATCTACCAATCTTTTGCCTGGTTTCATTTCTTTCCACATGTCGTTGGCTTTGCTATTAGTGGCATTTTTGATATACATCAATTACAAATCCTCTGATAGGGTTAATTCCAGAGATCTGGGCCGAGAATTTAAGGTGATGGCAATCGTGATCTTTGTGCTGTCATTGCCTCAAATTTTAATGGGAACTCAGGTGCGTGAGATCATTGATATGTTATTGAATCAGGAAGTAGGAAGAGAGGCTCTGATCAGTCAAATGCCTGTGATCTTCTACATCCATCGGTCTTTTTCTTTATTGATCCTGATCATTGCGATCTACGGAGCTTATCGACTTTATAAGGTCGAAGCGCTGAGTAGCCATTTTGGATTGTTCTGGCTGATTAGTTTGGGGATCATCATTGCAGAAGCCATAGGTGGTGCAATCATGACCTATTTTGAAGTGCCAAGATCAATGCAACCTTTACATTTGCTTGGAGCATCGATACTGTTTGGAACGCTATACTATTTAACTTTGATCTCAAATTTCAAAGCTGCAAAAGCATGA
- a CDS encoding LytTR family DNA-binding domain-containing protein has translation MNKLTAIALDDEPNGLEIIEQYAAKVDFLELKAVFVSPSRAMSYLQENEVHVLFLDIEMPDINGVEVAKMLDRHQVSVIFVTAFATYALEGFEVQAVDYLLKPVSFNRFLKACLKVKEQADMPTNNAPDFIFVKDGYQLKKIGLKDIQYIKSDANLLNIYTLKERVLTRMTMTRIIESLPGNQFFRVHKSYIVNLSLVEKIDQQFVYFEGVEIPISSAYRTDFQEAVRRFLKD, from the coding sequence ATGAATAAACTTACCGCCATCGCTCTGGATGATGAGCCCAATGGACTGGAAATCATTGAGCAATACGCCGCCAAGGTAGATTTCTTAGAATTAAAAGCCGTTTTTGTGTCTCCTTCCAGGGCCATGAGCTATTTGCAGGAAAATGAGGTGCATGTGCTGTTTCTGGATATCGAAATGCCTGACATTAATGGAGTAGAGGTCGCTAAAATGCTTGATCGCCATCAGGTCAGTGTGATCTTCGTTACCGCTTTTGCAACTTATGCCTTAGAAGGTTTTGAAGTGCAAGCGGTAGACTATCTATTGAAACCTGTCTCTTTCAATCGGTTTTTAAAGGCCTGTCTGAAAGTAAAAGAACAGGCTGATATGCCGACTAATAATGCGCCTGATTTCATCTTTGTGAAAGATGGGTATCAATTGAAAAAGATCGGCCTGAAAGACATACAGTACATTAAATCTGATGCCAACTTATTGAACATTTATACGCTGAAAGAACGAGTGCTAACACGAATGACCATGACAAGGATCATTGAATCTTTACCTGGGAATCAATTTTTCAGGGTACATAAATCGTACATTGTCAACCTGTCTTTGGTAGAGAAAATAGATCAGCAATTTGTCTATTTTGAAGGGGTAGAAATACCTATTTCATCGGCCTATCGGACTGATTTTCAGGAAGCTGTTAGACGATTTCTGAAGGATTGA
- a CDS encoding alpha/beta hydrolase, whose translation MKYLKKLLIVLIITIIATGIVIAIFFGKRDIPLDDLKAKYAGAPSQFILIQGMDVHFRDEGNPNDSLPLVLLHGTSSSLHTYDEWTKALTPSRRVIRMDLPAFGLTGPHPTRDYSMERYADFVHDFLNALEVEKCILGGNSLGGNITWNFALKYPERAKKLILIDASGYPIKAESVPIAFTLANTPVANKLLTFITPRFMAEASVLNVYSDKAKVTDELVDRYFELTLRRGNRQGLVDRMTMAVDSEAHLRIPTIEQPTLLLWGGEDYLVPIASAYKFQEELPNDTLVILPNLGHVPMEEDPVTSLEPVLAFIK comes from the coding sequence ATGAAGTACCTCAAAAAGCTCCTGATCGTTCTCATAATCACTATTATCGCTACAGGGATAGTCATTGCTATATTTTTCGGCAAACGAGATATTCCTCTGGATGACCTTAAAGCCAAATATGCGGGAGCTCCTTCGCAATTTATCTTAATACAAGGCATGGATGTTCATTTTCGTGATGAAGGTAATCCGAATGATTCGTTGCCTTTGGTGCTCTTACACGGAACCAGTTCCAGCTTGCATACTTATGATGAATGGACAAAGGCCCTGACCCCTTCCCGCCGTGTCATACGGATGGACTTACCCGCTTTCGGACTTACTGGCCCTCACCCAACACGTGACTACTCCATGGAGCGTTACGCAGATTTTGTTCACGATTTCCTAAATGCGCTGGAGGTAGAAAAGTGCATTTTGGGTGGGAATTCACTTGGAGGAAATATTACCTGGAATTTTGCGCTGAAATATCCGGAAAGAGCCAAAAAACTGATCTTAATTGACGCTTCTGGCTATCCGATCAAGGCAGAAAGTGTACCTATTGCCTTTACGCTTGCCAATACCCCTGTAGCCAATAAACTACTCACATTTATTACACCAAGGTTTATGGCAGAAGCCAGCGTATTGAATGTTTATTCCGATAAAGCCAAAGTAACTGACGAATTGGTAGATCGCTATTTTGAACTCACTTTACGCAGAGGAAACCGACAAGGCCTGGTGGACCGCATGACCATGGCTGTGGACTCAGAGGCCCATCTTCGCATCCCGACAATCGAGCAACCGACATTGCTACTCTGGGGAGGCGAAGATTATCTGGTTCCAATAGCCAGTGCCTACAAGTTCCAGGAAGAATTGCCAAATGACACGTTAGTCATCCTCCCGAATTTAGGGCATGTCCCTATGGAAGAAGATCCTGTAACGAGCCTGGAACCTGTATTGGCGTTCATTAAATAG
- a CDS encoding histidine kinase, with product MIRALLILICLLIVGYLSYEWVLFFNGIDAQDHEFVGFLFFVGSYCLVLFVLVSLGWSVFFFRNRLSIRLNEQSPRLMSLTIYLTLFLVFWWIVRAAFSAEDQFVPENMLLAGVGLVVVIISKKLFEASKQKQLQLTYEKDRREAELTLLKSQVNPHFLFNALNTLYNDALKIGAEQMTSNLEMLTDILRYQLQYASQKVISLEEEVHFIQQYVDFQKHRLQSDEMVQIEINTTITDPKYPIHPMILITFIENAFKHGVSREKASSVYISMTQESPFLRLIIRNSNHPKQGKDNSGIGLEQAEKLLQVHYPSHKYLVDIKNDIYQVTLTLNLKAHE from the coding sequence ATGATTAGAGCCCTGTTGATACTTATTTGCCTACTGATTGTAGGCTACCTCTCTTATGAATGGGTACTGTTCTTCAATGGAATCGATGCTCAGGATCATGAGTTTGTCGGATTCTTGTTCTTTGTCGGTAGTTACTGTCTCGTTCTTTTTGTACTTGTATCGTTAGGTTGGTCGGTGTTTTTCTTTCGGAATCGGTTATCAATTCGGTTGAATGAACAGTCTCCTCGATTGATGTCTTTGACCATATACCTCACGTTGTTTCTGGTCTTCTGGTGGATCGTACGTGCTGCCTTTTCTGCCGAGGATCAATTTGTCCCTGAAAACATGTTGCTGGCAGGAGTAGGATTGGTGGTAGTGATTATTTCTAAGAAACTCTTCGAAGCGAGCAAACAAAAACAATTGCAATTGACCTACGAAAAGGATCGTCGTGAAGCGGAATTGACCCTGTTGAAGTCGCAAGTGAATCCACACTTCTTATTCAATGCCTTGAATACACTCTACAATGATGCCTTGAAAATAGGTGCGGAGCAAATGACTTCTAACCTGGAAATGCTGACGGATATATTAAGGTATCAGTTACAGTATGCTTCCCAAAAAGTGATCTCATTAGAAGAAGAAGTACATTTTATTCAACAGTATGTAGATTTTCAAAAACATCGACTGCAATCGGATGAAATGGTGCAAATAGAAATAAACACGACCATTACAGATCCCAAATACCCCATCCATCCAATGATATTGATCACCTTTATTGAGAATGCCTTCAAACATGGGGTCAGTCGTGAAAAAGCATCCAGTGTGTACATTTCGATGACACAGGAATCACCTTTTTTGAGACTGATCATTCGAAATTCCAATCATCCCAAACAAGGTAAGGACAACTCGGGCATCGGCCTGGAACAAGCAGAGAAGTTGTTACAGGTACATTATCCGAGTCATAAGTATCTCGTTGATATCAAAAATGACATCTATCAGGTAACGCTCACATTAAACTTGAAAGCTCATGAATAA
- a CDS encoding DUF5687 family protein, translating to MGLFYIHHRWLNFIRKGDHLKILVAGFILSMFVFRLGNAFLSELSLWVTQLSEQFEIGELEAFKFILALSFIGMTAIKLNISAAPIHYESYQLWPVNKRSLAIQYVLLSHLKPANFFWLFSEVVMLIKSAEFGLNILPTFLAFWLMQHYLNIALRPYTWAKWVICGVLLILTAVLFKGWLGMAWVEPILQLAPIVGAIALVGLIGAIRMVSRQPEAFIQRSRLSKRLFSLGGRELADPLFDLEVKLIWRNKGTRTNLIAGFLSIPLLVYYFSNAGLPAGVYFMAVITTGLVLLQHGIYTMSWEGNYFDMLVTRFTALQFMHFKFKFYLWATGIGLVFSSVVLFIETSQWLPLLAAFFYNISWNLFVVMFGVLGNKKKLSLGQSIIFKAESMTANVLTVSFATIILPMMLLGILNVFLPDDGAYFGVIGVSVLGLFFKDKILQSLARRMDQKKYELSMAFHD from the coding sequence ATGGGATTGTTTTACATTCATCATCGTTGGCTAAACTTCATCAGGAAGGGCGACCATCTGAAAATACTAGTAGCAGGATTTATCTTATCCATGTTTGTTTTCCGCTTAGGAAATGCATTTCTAAGCGAGCTGAGCCTATGGGTAACGCAGCTTAGCGAACAATTTGAGATCGGTGAGTTGGAGGCGTTCAAATTCATTCTGGCCCTTTCCTTCATAGGAATGACCGCCATTAAATTGAACATTTCAGCAGCACCCATACACTATGAATCCTATCAATTGTGGCCTGTCAACAAGCGATCTTTGGCCATTCAGTATGTTTTACTGTCTCACTTGAAACCAGCCAATTTCTTTTGGTTATTTTCTGAGGTTGTTATGTTGATCAAATCGGCCGAATTTGGGTTGAATATCCTTCCCACGTTCCTGGCTTTTTGGCTCATGCAACACTACCTGAACATTGCCCTACGTCCCTATACCTGGGCCAAGTGGGTAATTTGTGGGGTGTTACTGATATTGACAGCAGTCTTATTCAAAGGCTGGTTGGGTATGGCGTGGGTAGAACCTATTTTACAACTGGCACCCATAGTTGGTGCTATTGCATTGGTAGGTTTGATCGGTGCCATTCGGATGGTTTCCAGACAACCAGAAGCTTTTATTCAGCGATCTCGATTGAGTAAAAGGCTATTCAGCCTGGGAGGAAGGGAATTGGCTGATCCGCTCTTTGACCTGGAAGTGAAGCTAATCTGGCGTAATAAAGGAACCCGGACCAATCTCATCGCCGGTTTTTTATCCATTCCTCTACTTGTGTATTATTTCAGCAATGCAGGGTTGCCGGCAGGCGTCTATTTCATGGCCGTCATTACCACAGGATTGGTCTTATTACAGCACGGCATTTACACCATGTCCTGGGAAGGTAATTATTTTGACATGCTTGTCACGCGCTTTACCGCGTTGCAGTTCATGCATTTTAAATTCAAGTTTTATTTGTGGGCAACAGGTATCGGACTGGTTTTCAGTTCTGTAGTGCTGTTCATTGAGACCTCTCAGTGGCTTCCCTTACTGGCTGCTTTCTTTTATAATATCAGCTGGAATTTGTTTGTGGTCATGTTCGGCGTATTGGGTAATAAGAAGAAACTTTCTCTTGGACAGAGCATCATCTTCAAGGCCGAATCAATGACCGCTAATGTACTCACGGTGAGTTTTGCGACCATCATTCTTCCCATGATGTTATTAGGTATTCTTAATGTGTTTTTACCGGATGATGGGGCTTATTTCGGAGTAATCGGCGTGTCGGTATTGGGACTATTCTTTAAAGACAAGATCCTCCAATCACTGGCGAGAAGAATGGACCAAAAGAAGTACGAATTATCAATGGCTTTTCACGATTAA
- a CDS encoding DUF420 domain-containing protein, with translation MEQVIQSNSRNTNVIIGISVVIPLAVAALILLPQKIDAGSWVYFLPDLNAVINSLTSVLLILAFVMIKRGNIAAHRTLMLSGLVLGFIFLLSYIVYHASVDSVKFGDLNADGVLSEAEKLEVGGTRSIYLFFLASHILLSIVVVPFVLFAFYFALSGKIERHKKIVKFTFPVWLYVSVTGVIVYFMISQYYPW, from the coding sequence ATGGAACAAGTGATTCAAAGTAATTCCCGGAACACCAATGTAATCATTGGTATTTCTGTGGTGATTCCTTTGGCGGTGGCAGCATTGATTTTATTGCCGCAAAAGATAGATGCAGGAAGTTGGGTTTATTTCCTACCGGATCTGAATGCAGTAATTAATTCGCTGACCTCCGTATTGTTGATCCTGGCATTCGTCATGATCAAGCGTGGCAACATTGCTGCGCACCGAACTTTGATGTTGAGTGGGCTGGTGTTAGGATTTATATTCTTGCTTTCCTATATCGTTTATCACGCTTCTGTTGATTCCGTGAAGTTTGGGGATCTGAATGCAGATGGTGTATTGTCAGAAGCAGAAAAGTTAGAGGTAGGAGGGACAAGAAGCATTTATTTGTTTTTTCTGGCTTCTCATATTCTGCTTTCAATAGTGGTGGTGCCGTTTGTTTTATTTGCGTTCTATTTCGCGCTTTCGGGTAAGATTGAGCGCCACAAAAAGATCGTAAAGTTCACTTTTCCGGTCTGGTTATATGTATCTGTCACTGGGGTGATAGTTTACTTCATGATCAGTCAATATTATCCCTGGTAG
- a CDS encoding cytochrome c oxidase subunit 3 codes for MSSTAVVVDESKKGLWAGGVEPMKASYGKLMMWFFLLSDAFTFSALLITYGMIRFKHPAYEGNPEDFVFSQDYWPIPEKVFEAVPFLHGVHAPLVFVGIMTFILILSSVTMVLGVEAGHRMDKRGVEKWMLWTIVGGLTFLGCQAWEWSHFIHGTADGGRLSDGSVIFGANLVLNQYGPSNFAALFFFITGFHGFHVFSGVVINFIIFYQTVVGKLEKRGHYEMVEKVGLYWHFVDLVWVFVFTFFYLV; via the coding sequence ATGTCTAGCACTGCAGTTGTCGTAGACGAGTCGAAGAAAGGCCTCTGGGCCGGTGGAGTTGAGCCCATGAAAGCTAGCTACGGCAAGCTCATGATGTGGTTTTTCCTCCTGTCTGATGCATTCACTTTTTCAGCTCTTTTGATCACTTACGGAATGATCCGGTTCAAGCATCCGGCATACGAAGGGAATCCTGAAGATTTCGTATTCTCTCAGGACTACTGGCCAATTCCTGAAAAAGTATTTGAAGCGGTGCCATTCTTACATGGAGTACATGCTCCGTTGGTGTTTGTGGGAATCATGACGTTTATTCTGATCCTGAGTAGTGTGACCATGGTATTAGGAGTGGAAGCAGGACACAGAATGGATAAGCGTGGTGTAGAGAAATGGATGCTTTGGACTATCGTTGGAGGATTGACATTCCTCGGTTGCCAGGCATGGGAATGGTCTCACTTCATTCACGGAACTGCAGATGGAGGTAGATTGAGTGACGGATCAGTGATCTTTGGTGCGAACCTTGTCCTTAACCAATATGGGCCAAGCAACTTTGCAGCACTGTTTTTCTTCATTACAGGATTCCACGGATTCCACGTATTCAGTGGGGTGGTCATTAATTTCATCATATTCTATCAGACGGTAGTAGGTAAGCTCGAGAAGCGCGGACACTACGAGATGGTAGAAAAAGTAGGATTATACTGGCACTTTGTAGATCTGGTGTGGGTATTTGTGTTCACCTTCTTTTATTTGGTCTAA
- a CDS encoding cytochrome C oxidase subunit IV family protein has translation MEQENPEVVVIPEDPAKTRKIWKIAGILALITAIEFAIAFIFPASLIKNWVFIILTIFKAYFIVSDFMHLGHERKSLIMSILLPITFVIFLIFILWYQGTAIFQVLYPEF, from the coding sequence ATGGAGCAAGAAAATCCAGAAGTAGTAGTTATCCCGGAAGATCCGGCGAAAACCAGAAAAATTTGGAAGATTGCTGGAATCCTAGCATTGATTACAGCCATAGAATTTGCCATCGCATTTATTTTCCCGGCAAGTTTGATCAAGAACTGGGTGTTTATCATCCTGACAATTTTCAAGGCATATTTCATCGTATCTGATTTCATGCACTTAGGTCATGAGAGAAAATCATTGATCATGTCAATATTGTTGCCGATCACCTTTGTGATCTTCCTGATCTTTATTTTGTGGTACCAGGGAACAGCGATTTTCCAGGTGCTTTATCCGGAATTCTAA